A single region of the Pseudomonas sp. GGS8 genome encodes:
- a CDS encoding molybdopterin oxidoreductase family protein, producing the protein MTKTLHHRACHLCEAICGLTIETTEVEGSGVQITSIKGDPQDSFSRGHICPKAVALQDIQNDPDRLRQPMRRVGGEWQPIEWEDAFSLVAERLAGIQQRHGQNAVAVYQGNPSVHNYGLMTHSNYFLGLLKTRNRFSATSVDQLPHHLTSYLMYGHGLLLPIPDIDHTDFMLILGGNPLASNGSIMTVPDVEKRLKAIQARGGKVVVVDPRRSETAAIADQHLFVRPGGDAALLFGLLNTLFAEGLTRDSHLPVDGVDEVRKAIAGFTAEAMSPLCAVPAEQIRQLARDFAAAPTAVCYGRMGVSTQAFGTLCHWLVQLINLVTGNLDRVGGALCTEPAVDLVASTSGGHFNLWQSRVSGRPEYGGELPVSALAEEMLTEGQGQVRALITVAGNPVLSTPNGRQLEQALDGLEFMVSVDLYINETTRYADLILPSTSALENDHYDTTFNMFAVRNVTRFNRAILTKPQGALHDWEIFVGLAKAFAVKTGKELKPTVAPAQMIDRGLRMGLYGDASACKLSLATLFDHPHGVDLGALKPNLAPRLKTANQRVQAAPVEILADLARFAALQAPAADELLMIGRRHVRSNNSWMHNYHRLVKGKPRHQLLMHPDDLASRGLSDGQRVRVSSRVGVIEVEVVASLDMMKGVVSLPHGWGHARPGVQMTIASGQPGSSANDLTDECQLDELSGNAALNGVPVTVAAA; encoded by the coding sequence ATGACCAAGACTCTCCATCACCGTGCGTGCCACCTGTGTGAAGCCATCTGCGGCCTGACCATTGAAACCACTGAGGTTGAAGGCAGTGGCGTGCAGATCACCTCGATCAAAGGTGACCCTCAGGACAGTTTCAGCCGTGGGCATATCTGCCCCAAAGCGGTTGCCCTGCAAGATATTCAGAACGACCCGGATCGCCTGCGTCAGCCGATGCGGCGAGTGGGCGGTGAATGGCAGCCTATCGAGTGGGAAGATGCGTTCAGCCTTGTAGCCGAACGCCTGGCAGGGATTCAGCAGCGTCACGGGCAGAACGCGGTGGCGGTTTATCAGGGCAACCCCAGCGTGCATAACTACGGGTTGATGACCCACAGTAATTACTTCCTCGGCCTGTTGAAAACCCGTAACCGGTTTTCCGCGACGTCGGTCGATCAGTTGCCTCATCACCTGACCAGTTATTTGATGTACGGCCACGGCTTGCTGTTGCCGATCCCGGACATCGATCACACCGATTTCATGCTGATTCTGGGCGGCAACCCACTGGCCTCTAACGGCAGCATCATGACCGTGCCGGATGTGGAGAAGCGTCTCAAGGCGATTCAGGCCCGGGGCGGCAAAGTGGTGGTGGTCGATCCGCGCCGCAGCGAAACGGCGGCGATTGCCGATCAGCATCTGTTCGTGCGCCCCGGTGGCGATGCGGCGCTGTTGTTCGGGCTGCTCAATACATTATTCGCTGAAGGCCTGACCCGCGACAGTCATTTGCCGGTCGATGGTGTGGATGAAGTGCGTAAGGCGATCGCAGGTTTCACTGCCGAGGCCATGAGTCCACTGTGTGCAGTGCCCGCCGAACAGATCCGTCAACTGGCAAGGGACTTCGCGGCAGCCCCGACTGCGGTCTGCTATGGCCGCATGGGCGTCTCGACCCAAGCCTTCGGCACTCTGTGCCATTGGCTGGTGCAGCTGATCAATCTGGTGACCGGCAACCTTGATCGTGTCGGCGGTGCGTTGTGTACCGAACCGGCGGTGGACCTGGTGGCGTCTACTTCGGGCGGCCATTTCAATCTGTGGCAAAGCCGCGTGTCCGGGCGTCCTGAATACGGCGGCGAGTTGCCGGTGTCGGCGCTGGCCGAAGAGATGCTCACCGAAGGGCAAGGGCAGGTCCGTGCGCTGATTACCGTGGCGGGTAATCCGGTGTTGTCCACACCCAATGGTCGACAGCTGGAACAGGCGCTGGACGGACTTGAGTTCATGGTCAGCGTCGACCTGTACATCAATGAAACCACGCGTTATGCCGACTTGATCCTGCCGTCGACTTCAGCGCTGGAAAACGATCATTACGACACCACCTTCAACATGTTCGCAGTGCGCAACGTCACCCGCTTCAATCGGGCGATTCTCACCAAGCCGCAAGGCGCACTGCATGACTGGGAGATTTTCGTGGGGTTGGCCAAAGCCTTTGCGGTGAAGACCGGCAAGGAACTGAAACCGACCGTCGCACCGGCGCAGATGATCGACCGGGGGCTGCGGATGGGCCTGTATGGCGATGCTTCAGCGTGCAAACTGTCGCTGGCGACCTTGTTCGATCACCCTCACGGTGTCGATCTTGGCGCACTCAAGCCCAACCTGGCGCCGCGTCTGAAGACGGCCAATCAGCGCGTCCAGGCAGCGCCTGTGGAGATCCTTGCCGATCTGGCACGCTTTGCGGCGCTGCAAGCACCGGCGGCCGATGAGTTACTGATGATCGGCCGCCGCCATGTGCGCAGCAACAACTCATGGATGCACAACTATCACCGCTTGGTGAAGGGCAAGCCGCGCCATCAACTGCTGATGCATCCGGACGACCTGGCCAGCCGCGGGCTCAGTGATGGGCAGCGGGTGCGCGTCAGTTCACGGGTCGGCGTAATTGAGGTTGAAGTGGTCGCCAGCCTCGATATGATGAAAGGAGTGGTCAGCCTGCCCCATGGTTGGGGTCATGCGCGACCGGGCGTGCAGATGACGATTGCCAGTGGCCAGCCAGGTTCCAGCGCCAATGACCTGACTGACGAATGTCAGCTCGATGAGTTGTCGGGCAATGCGGCATTGAACGGCGTTCCGGTGACCGTGGCGGCGGCGTGA
- the argF gene encoding ornithine carbamoyltransferase, with protein sequence MSARHFLSLMDCTPEELVSVIRRGVELKDLRNRGVLFEPLKNRVLGMIFEKSSTRTRISFEAGMIQLGGQAIFLSPRDTQLGRGEPIGDAAIVMSSMLDAVMIRTFSHSTLTEFAANSRVPLINGLSDDLHPCQLLADMQTFLEHRGSIQGKTVAWIGDGNNMCNSYIEAAIQFDFQLRIACPEGYEPNPEFVAKAGDRVSIVRDPQDAVRGAHLVSTDVWTSMGQEEETAKRLKLFAPFQVNRALLDLAAPDVLFMHCLPAHRGEEISLDLLDDPRSVAWDQAENRLHAQKALLEFLVPPSYHHA encoded by the coding sequence ATGAGCGCAAGGCACTTTCTCTCCCTGATGGATTGCACGCCCGAAGAGCTGGTCAGCGTGATCCGTCGAGGCGTTGAGCTCAAGGACCTGCGTAACCGCGGCGTACTGTTCGAGCCTTTGAAGAATCGCGTCCTGGGGATGATTTTCGAGAAGTCCTCGACTCGTACCCGTATTTCGTTCGAAGCCGGCATGATCCAGCTCGGGGGACAGGCGATCTTCCTGTCGCCACGCGACACTCAGCTGGGCCGTGGCGAACCGATCGGCGACGCCGCCATTGTCATGTCGAGCATGCTCGATGCAGTGATGATCCGTACGTTTTCGCACAGCACCCTGACCGAATTCGCCGCCAATTCGCGAGTCCCGCTGATCAACGGCCTGTCCGATGATCTGCACCCGTGTCAGTTGCTGGCCGACATGCAAACCTTCCTCGAGCACCGCGGTTCGATTCAAGGCAAGACCGTGGCCTGGATCGGCGACGGTAACAACATGTGCAACAGCTATATAGAAGCGGCGATCCAGTTCGACTTCCAGTTGCGCATTGCCTGCCCAGAAGGTTACGAACCCAATCCTGAGTTCGTGGCCAAAGCCGGCGATCGGGTGAGCATCGTCCGCGATCCGCAGGACGCCGTGCGCGGCGCGCATCTGGTGAGCACCGACGTCTGGACCTCCATGGGCCAGGAAGAGGAAACCGCCAAGCGCCTGAAGCTGTTCGCACCGTTCCAGGTCAACCGGGCGCTGCTCGACCTGGCCGCACCGGACGTGCTGTTCATGCATTGCCTGCCGGCCCACCGTGGTGAGGAAATCAGCCTCGACCTGCTCGACGACCCGCGCTCGGTGGCCTGGGATCAAGCAGAAAACCGTCTGCATGCACAAAAGGCCCTGCTCGAATTTCTCGTCCCACCTTCGTACCACCACGCATGA
- a CDS encoding ABC transporter ATP-binding protein produces the protein MSQPLLLNLRDLACGYQNQRVVQNLNLHLNAGDIGCLLGSSGCGKTTTLRAIAGFEPVHAGEIQLAGETISSAGFTLAPEKRRIGMVFQDYALFPHLSVAENIAFGIRKHPQKDRVTEELLELVNLKNLGKRFPHELSGGQQQRVALARALAPEPQLLLLDEPFSNLDGELRRKLSHEVRDILKARGTSAILVTHDQEEAFAVSDHVGVFKEGRLEQWDTPYNLYHEPLTPYVASFIGQGYFIRGQLSSPESVQTELGELRGNRAYTWPTGGAVDVLLRPDDIVYAPNSPLKARIVGKSFQGASTLYRLQLPTGAQLESIFPSHADHLVGTEVGIRVAAEHLVLFQAPGSTAAQISTVESGVRRYSPAS, from the coding sequence ATGAGCCAGCCATTACTGCTGAACCTGCGCGATCTCGCCTGTGGATATCAAAACCAGCGGGTTGTGCAGAACCTCAACCTGCATTTGAATGCCGGCGATATCGGTTGCCTGCTGGGCTCTTCGGGCTGCGGCAAAACCACCACCCTGCGGGCCATTGCCGGTTTCGAACCGGTGCACGCAGGTGAAATCCAGTTGGCGGGCGAGACCATCTCCAGCGCCGGTTTCACCCTCGCCCCGGAGAAACGCCGGATCGGCATGGTGTTCCAGGATTACGCGCTGTTTCCGCATTTGAGCGTGGCCGAGAACATCGCCTTCGGGATCCGCAAGCATCCGCAAAAGGATCGTGTCACCGAAGAATTGCTCGAACTGGTCAACCTGAAAAACCTCGGCAAGCGCTTTCCCCATGAGCTGTCCGGCGGCCAGCAGCAGCGGGTTGCACTGGCCCGTGCCCTGGCGCCGGAGCCGCAACTGTTGCTGCTCGACGAACCGTTCTCCAACCTCGACGGAGAACTGCGACGCAAGCTCAGCCATGAAGTACGCGACATTCTCAAGGCTCGCGGCACCAGTGCGATTCTGGTGACCCACGATCAGGAAGAAGCTTTCGCAGTCAGCGACCATGTCGGTGTTTTCAAGGAAGGTCGCCTGGAGCAGTGGGACACGCCCTACAACCTCTATCACGAACCACTGACGCCCTATGTGGCCAGTTTCATTGGTCAGGGTTACTTCATTCGCGGTCAGTTGAGCAGCCCGGAGTCGGTGCAGACCGAGCTGGGTGAACTGCGCGGCAATCGTGCCTACACTTGGCCTACGGGAGGCGCCGTGGACGTATTGCTGCGTCCGGACGATATCGTCTACGCGCCAAACAGCCCATTGAAGGCGCGGATTGTCGGCAAGAGTTTCCAGGGCGCTTCAACCTTGTACCGCCTGCAGTTGCCTACGGGAGCACAGCTGGAGTCGATCTTTCCGAGCCATGCCGATCATCTGGTCGGTACTGAAGTAGGCATTCGGGTCGCCGCGGAACACCTGGTGCTGTTCCAGGCTCCCGGCAGTACGGCAGCGCAGATTTCCACAGTCGAATCCGGCGTTCGCCGCTACAGCCCCGCTAGCTGA